From Diospyros lotus cultivar Yz01 chromosome 4, ASM1463336v1, whole genome shotgun sequence, a single genomic window includes:
- the LOC127799192 gene encoding protein DETOXIFICATION 55-like, translating into MATEETQKQPTMPEVVEELKIMTDIGFPIMAMGLVGYFKNMILVVCMGRLGSLELAGGALAIGFTNITGYSILSGLAMGMEPICSQAIGSRNLALVSLTLQRTILMLLLASLPIGLLWFKLEYLMLMLHQNPDITHIASLYCRYAIPDLIANSLLHPLRIYLRSKGTTWPLMWCTSISVLLHLPITMVFAFSLHLGVAGLAISTFITNFNTLFFLLGYIIYTHNPNKPMCQPLIPQMIPLSSTSIWKEWVMLLQLAIPSCLAICLEWWWYEFMTLLAGYVNKPHVALATSAIVIQTTSLMYTLPSALSASVSTRVGNELGAGRPDKANLATVVATGMALLVSIFGFLWTTLGREAWGRVFTQDNEVLELTMAVLPIIGICELANCPQTTGCGVLRGSARPIVGAAINFYSFYLVGMPVAIILAFVWGLGFLGLCYGLLAAQLACVISVLAVIYRMNWNNESLKAKFLVEGSWAFAHAAKTVNFQEGVGSLEEIAYEK; encoded by the exons ATGGCTACAGAGGAAACCCAAAAGCAACCAACAATGCCTGAG GTAGTGGAAGAGTTGAAGATAATGACTGACATTGGCTTCCCTATAATGGCCATGGGTTTGGTTGGTTATTTCAAGAACATGATTTTAGTTGTGTGCATGGGAAGGCTGGGGAGCCTTGAGCTAGCCGGTGGTGCACTAGCCATTGGCTTCACAAATATCACAGGCTACTCAATTCTATCAGGTCTAGCCATGGGGATGGAACCAATATGCAGCCAAGCTATTGGTTCCAGAAACTTAGCCTTAGTATCACTCACTCTTCAAAGAACAattctaatgttactgttagCATCATTGCcaataggattattatggtttAAGCTAGAGTATCTCATGCTTATGCTCCATCAAAACCCAGATATAACACATATTGCTAGCCTCTACTGCCGCTATGCCATCCCAGATCTTATTGCCAATAGCCTCCTACACCCATTACGTATCTATTTACGTAGTAAAGGGACAACATGGCCATTGATGTGGTGCACTTCAATTTCTGTACTTCTCCATCTTCCCATCACCATGGTATTTGCCTTCAGTCTACACCTTGGGGTTGCAGGGTTGGCAATTTCAACCTTTATCACCAACTTTAATACTTTGTTCTTCCTTCTGGGGTACATAATCTACACTCACAACCCAAACAAGCCCATGTGTCAACCACTGATACCTCAAATGATTCCACTTTCATCAACTTCAATTTGGAAGGAGTGGGTGATGCTACTTCAACTTGCTATACCAAGTTGTCTAGCAATTTGTTTGGAGTGGTGGTGGTATGAGTTCATGACGCTTCTAGCAGGTTATGTTAACAAACCTCATGTTGCCCTAGCAACATCAGCTATAGTAATACAAACCACCTCTCTCATGTACACCTTGCCTTCTGCACTCAGTGCATCAGTGTCGACCAGAGTAGGCAATGAGCTTGGAGCAGGCAGGCCAGATAAGGCCAATTTGGCAACAGTGGTAGCTACAGGAATGGCCCTCTTAGTCTCTATTTTTGGCTTCTTATGGACCACCTTAGGGAGAGAAGCCTGGGGAAGAGTTTTTACACAGGACAATGAGGTTTTAGAGTTGACAATGGCTGTGCTACCTATAATTGGGATATGTGAGCTCGCAAACTGTCCACAAACTACAGGTTGTGGGGTTCTCCGAGGAAGTGCCAGACCAATTGTTGGGGCAGCTATAAATTTTTACTCATTTTATTTGGTGGGTATGCCTGTTGCTATCATTTTGGCCTTCGTCTGGGGACTTGGATTTTTGGGCCTTTGTTATGGGCTTTTAGCAGCTCAACTGGCTTGTGTAATTTCAGTCCTTGCAGTGATATACAGGATGAATTGGAACAATGAGTCATTAAAGGCTAAATTTCTAGTAGAAGGGAGTTGGGCATTTGCACATGCAGCCAAAACAGTAAATTTTCAGGAAGGAGTTGGCTCTCTGGAAGAGATAGCTTATGAGAAGTGA
- the LOC127800374 gene encoding LOW QUALITY PROTEIN: lipoamide acyltransferase component of branched-chain alpha-keto acid dehydrogenase complex, mitochondrial (The sequence of the model RefSeq protein was modified relative to this genomic sequence to represent the inferred CDS: inserted 1 base in 1 codon): protein MIFRRLWRHEKQWNCARRWWFCSSSGAAPSLPMAYLQKSRFLGFSSQADNARWVSVMLPSYLANRHTELYIPCYMKQCCFSTQALADVPVGGIVDVPLAQTGEGIAECELLKWFVQEGDEVEEFQPLCQVQSDKATIEITSRYKGKVSQVLHVPGNIVQVGETLLKMVVGDCSLPTQEGVTLEKMKPVNSESSISDGQSSVLKRSNVGGVLSTPAVRNLAKQYGICISDVTGSGKDGRVLREDVLRYAVDKGILKVASPSDTSKEQLLGEEEFSYASSAYGWDYEDKTITLRGFQRAMVKSMTLAAKIPHFHYVEEINCDALLDLKASFQNENSNPDVKHTFLPVLIKSLSMALSKYPFLNSCFNEEMQTVTLKGSHNIGIAMATQHGLVVPSIKKVQSLSILEITEELYRLQQLASANKLSPNDVSGGTITLSNIGSIGGKFGSPLINSPEVAIIAIGRIXKVPHFADDGNVYPLSVMTVNIGADHRVLDGATVARFCNEWKQFIEKPELLLLQMR from the exons ATGATTTTCAGGCGGCTCTGGCGTCACGAAAAGCAATGGAACTGCGCCCGGCGCTGGTGGTTTTGCTCCTCCTCCGGCGCCGCGCCGTCTCTGCCGATGGCCTATCTCCAGAAGTCTCGGTTTCTAGGGTTTTCTTCTCAAGCAGACAACGCTAGATGGGTATCGGTGATGTTACCTTCTTATTTAGCCAATAGGCACACTGAG TTGTACATTCCCTGTTATATGAAGCAATGTTGCTTTTCAACTCAAGCTTTGGCTGATGTACCAGTTGGCGGGATAGTTGATGTGCCTTTGGCACAAACTGGTGAAGGTATTGCTGAATGTGAACTTCTGAAGTGGTTTGTACAGGAG GGGGATGAAGTTGAAGAGTTTCAACCACTTTGTCAAGTTCAGAGTGATAAGGCAACTATAGAAATAACAAGTCGTTACAAAGGAAAAGTTTCACAGGTTCTCCATGTTCCTGGCAACATTGTACAG GTTGGAGAAACTCTACTTAAGATGGTTGTTGGAGATTGTTCTCTTCCAACTCAGGAAGGTGTTACTTTGGAAAAGATGAAGCCGGTGAATTCTGAATCATCCATCTCAGATGGTCAAAGTTCAGTGCTAAAGAGGAGTAATGTGGGTGGAGTTCTGTCAACACCTGCTGTTCGCAACCTTGCAAAGCAGTATGGTATATGCATAAGTGATGTCACTGGGAGTGGCAAGGATGGAAGGGTATTAAGAGAAGATGTCCTCAGATATGCTGTGGACAAAGGAATTCTTAAAGTTGCTTCACCAAGTGATACTTCTAAAGAACAGTTGCTGGGAGAAGAGGAATTCTCATATGCCTCATCTGCATATGGATGGGACTATGAAGATAAGACAATTACGTTGAG AGGATTCCAGCGAGCAATGGTTAAATCAATGACATTGGCTGCAAAAATTCCACATTTTCATTACGTGGAAGAGATCAACTGTGATGCACTTCTGGATCTTAAAGCATCTTTTCAGAATGAAAATTCCAATCCAGATGTCAAGCACACTTTCCTTCCGGTTTTGATAAAGTCACTCTCAATGGCATTAAGCAAATACCCCTTTTTAAACAGTTGCTTCAATGAGGAGATGCAGACAGTAACCCTAAAag GTTCTCATAATATTGGTATTGCCATGGCCACTCAACATGGTCTGGTTGTACCGAGCATAAAGAAGGTTCAATCTCTATCCATCTTGGAG ATTACAGAGGAACTGTATCGGCTCCAACAATTGGCTTCAGCAAACAAACTTAGTCCCAATGATGTTTCTGGCGGGACTATAACGTTGAGCAATATTGGATCAATTGGTGGAAAATTTGGTTCACCCCTCATCAACTCGCCCGAAGTTGCTATTATTGCAATTGGTAGAA AGAAAGTTCCTCATTTTGCTGATGATGGCAATGTGTATCCATTGTCAGTGATGACT gTAAATATAGGTGCTGATCATAGGGTTTTGGATGGAGCAACGGTCGCAAGATTTTGCAATGAGTGGAAGCAATTTATTGAAAAACCAGAGCTGCTCCTGTTGCAGATGAGATGA